Proteins from a single region of Apium graveolens cultivar Ventura chromosome 7, ASM990537v1, whole genome shotgun sequence:
- the LOC141672442 gene encoding carbon catabolite repressor protein 4 homolog 5 isoform X1 yields the protein MRNHGNQATKKRKWDPPNKSRSSKKIKSSSNQHFYTPRKWVYANDDYSHCKDRVVFVSYNILGVENATNHPDLYYKVPQEFLDWDCRKEQIRLEIAKYNPSILCFQEVDRYDDLDKTFQQDGFTGVYQARTGDSCDGCAIFWKTEQFTVLHVENIEFKEFGLRDNVAQLCVLKMNNKDPDMSGEDGQTPGLMSSRILLVGNIHVLFNPKRGDIKLGQVRLFLEKAHELSQQWGNAPTIFGGDLNSMPQSAMYNFLASSELDIRLHERRIISGQIAPFEYPGYISYKRNIRWSAEESRLATGTKRGTHVKHQLKLRSAYLGVPGSPRTRDIYGEPLATSYHSRFLGTVDYIWHTEDLAPVRVLETLSINNLRQLGGLPSKDWGSDHLALVCELAFLGDCVSD from the exons ATGAGAAATCACGGCAACCAAGCTACCAAGAAGCGAAAGTGGGACCCACCCAATAAATCTCGTTCTTCAAAGAAGATAAAAAGCAGTTCAAATCAACATTTTTACACTCCTCGCAAATGGGTTTATGCTAATGATGATTATTCACATTGTAAAG ATAGGGTTGTTTTTGTATCATACAACATACTAGGTGTTGAAAATGCAACAAACCATCCAGACCTGTACTACAAAGTCCCCCAAGAATTTCTTGATTGGGACTGCAGAAAAGAACAAATACGTTTGGAGATCGCCAAATACAATCCAAGCATACTGTGTTTTCAG GAGGTTGATCGTTATGATGATTTAGATAAAACTTTTCAGCAAGATGGCTTTACAGGTGTTTATCAG GCTCGTACGGGTGATTCATGTGATGGGTGTGCAATATTTTGGAAAACCGAGCA ATTTACTGTTTTACATGTAGAGAACATTGAATTCAAAGAGTTTGGACTCCGTGACAATGTTGCTCAACTTTGTGTTCTGAAG ATGAATAACAAGGATCCAGATATGAGCGGAGAAGATGGTCAAACACCAGG GCTCATGTCCTCTCGAATCTTGTTGGTTGGAAATATACATGTTCTCTTCAACCCAAAACGTGGAGACATCAAGTTGGGCCAG GTCCGTTTGTTTCTAGAGAAGGCCCATGAACTATCACAGCAATGGGGTAACGCACCAACTATATTTGGCGGGGACCTTAATAGTATGCCACAG AGCGCTATGTATAACTTTCTAGCATCTTCTGAG TTGGACATTCGATTACATGAACGAAGAATAATTTCTGGGCAGATCGCTCCATTTGAGTATCCAGGATATATATCTTACAAAAGAAACATCAG GTGGAGTGCTGAAGAATCAAGACTAGCCACCGGAACTAAAAGAGGGACGCATGTCAAACACCAGCTTAAACTTCGCAGTGCTTACCTTGGAGTTCCT GGAAGCCCTAGAACAAGGGATATATACGGAGAACCCCTGGCAACATCATATCATTCCAGATTTTTGGGAACTGTTGATTATATATG GCATACTGAAGACCTTGCTCCTGTTAGAGTTCTTGAAACCCTATCAATCAACAATTTGAGACAATTAGGAGGGCTTCCAAGCAAG GATTGGGGTAGTGACCATCTTGCTCTTGTATGTGAACTGGCTTTTCTGGGTGACTGCGTTAGTGACTAG
- the LOC141672442 gene encoding carbon catabolite repressor protein 4 homolog 5 isoform X2 codes for MALQVFIRLVRVIHVMGVQYFGKPSKNIEFKEFGLRDNVAQLCVLKMNNKDPDMSGEDGQTPGLMSSRILLVGNIHVLFNPKRGDIKLGQVRLFLEKAHELSQQWGNAPTIFGGDLNSMPQSAMYNFLASSELDIRLHERRIISGQIAPFEYPGYISYKRNIRWSAEESRLATGTKRGTHVKHQLKLRSAYLGVPGSPRTRDIYGEPLATSYHSRFLGTVDYIWHTEDLAPVRVLETLSINNLRQLGGLPSKDWGSDHLALVCELAFLGDCVSD; via the exons ATGGCTTTACAGGTGTTTATCAG GCTCGTACGGGTGATTCATGTGATGGGTGTGCAATATTTTGGAAAACCGAGCA AGAACATTGAATTCAAAGAGTTTGGACTCCGTGACAATGTTGCTCAACTTTGTGTTCTGAAG ATGAATAACAAGGATCCAGATATGAGCGGAGAAGATGGTCAAACACCAGG GCTCATGTCCTCTCGAATCTTGTTGGTTGGAAATATACATGTTCTCTTCAACCCAAAACGTGGAGACATCAAGTTGGGCCAG GTCCGTTTGTTTCTAGAGAAGGCCCATGAACTATCACAGCAATGGGGTAACGCACCAACTATATTTGGCGGGGACCTTAATAGTATGCCACAG AGCGCTATGTATAACTTTCTAGCATCTTCTGAG TTGGACATTCGATTACATGAACGAAGAATAATTTCTGGGCAGATCGCTCCATTTGAGTATCCAGGATATATATCTTACAAAAGAAACATCAG GTGGAGTGCTGAAGAATCAAGACTAGCCACCGGAACTAAAAGAGGGACGCATGTCAAACACCAGCTTAAACTTCGCAGTGCTTACCTTGGAGTTCCT GGAAGCCCTAGAACAAGGGATATATACGGAGAACCCCTGGCAACATCATATCATTCCAGATTTTTGGGAACTGTTGATTATATATG GCATACTGAAGACCTTGCTCCTGTTAGAGTTCTTGAAACCCTATCAATCAACAATTTGAGACAATTAGGAGGGCTTCCAAGCAAG GATTGGGGTAGTGACCATCTTGCTCTTGTATGTGAACTGGCTTTTCTGGGTGACTGCGTTAGTGACTAG
- the LOC141672659 gene encoding uncharacterized protein LOC141672659 isoform X2 — MCNKNTNAKMKRVRIIYDDPDATDSSGDDESKDQTKQFTERVKRVAREVYIPMHGPAEGSEMSVGVEVTNPALPSFKNEGKLEGTRPESNKIKPLLPNFKNEEKQIEGTRPDSNRINPSLPNFKNEEKQIEGTRPESNKINPSLPNFKNEEKQIEGTRPESKETGDNVTSGESQLQGYCKVSEPLHDLGEPEPGKRQHDDVFNLPINLDEFVISDEEEMWKQFEAYSLVMKPLVKPMDFSFGKEEMEWFNSL, encoded by the exons ATGTGCAACAAGAACACTAATGCAAAAATGAAAAGAGTGCGTATAATTTACGATGATCCTGACGCTACTGATTCCAGCGGCGATGATGAAAGTAAGGATCAAACAAAACAGTTTACTGAGAGGGTTAAGCGTGTAGCTAGGGAAGTATACATTCCAATGCATGGTCCAGCTGAGGGATCTGAAATGTCTGTGGGTGTTGAGGTGACTAACCCCGCGCTACCAAGTTTCAAAAATGAAGGAAAGCTTGAAG GAACAAGGCCTGAGAGTAACAAGATTAAGCCCTTGCTCCCGAATTTCAAAAATGAAGAAAAGCAAATTGAAG GAACAAGGCCCGACAGTAACAGGATTAATCCCTCGCTCCCGAATTTCAAAAATGAAGAAAAGCAAATTGAAG GAACAAGGCCCGAGAGTAACAAGATTAACCCCTCGCTCCCGAATTTCAAAAATGAAGAAAAGCAAATTGAAG GAACAAGGCCCGAGAGTAAAGAGACCGGGGACAATGTGACGAGCGGAGAATCACAACTGCAAGGTTACTGCAAAGTATCGGAACCTCTCCACGACCTAGGAGAGCCCGAGCCGGGCAAGAGACAACATGACGATGTGTTTAATTTACCCATCAATCTTGATGAATTCGTGATCAGTGACGAGGAAGAAATGTGGAAGCAGTTTGAAGCTTATTCACTAGTTATGAAGCCGCTGGTGAAGCCGATGGACTTTAGCTTTGGGAAAGAAGAAATGGAATGGTTCAATAGTTTGTAA
- the LOC141672659 gene encoding uncharacterized protein LOC141672659 isoform X4 has product MSTVPKRNVTGKEKKFTKKTMCNKNTNAKMKRVRIIYDDPDATDSSGDDESKDQTKQFTERVKRVAREVYIPMHGPAEGSEMSVGVEVTNPALPSFKNEGKLEGTRPESNKIKPLLPNFKNEEKQIEGTRPDSNRINPSLPNFKNEEKQIEGTRPESKETGDNVTSGESQLQGYCKVSEPLHDLGEPEPGKRQHDDVFNLPINLDEFVISDEEEMWKQFEAYSLVMKPLVKPMDFSFGKEEMEWFNSL; this is encoded by the exons ATGAGTACCGTACCTAAAAGAAACGTTACAGGAAAAGAGAAGAAGTTCACAAAAAAGACAATGTGCAACAAGAACACTAATGCAAAAATGAAAAGAGTGCGTATAATTTACGATGATCCTGACGCTACTGATTCCAGCGGCGATGATGAAAGTAAGGATCAAACAAAACAGTTTACTGAGAGGGTTAAGCGTGTAGCTAGGGAAGTATACATTCCAATGCATGGTCCAGCTGAGGGATCTGAAATGTCTGTGGGTGTTGAGGTGACTAACCCCGCGCTACCAAGTTTCAAAAATGAAGGAAAGCTTGAAG GAACAAGGCCTGAGAGTAACAAGATTAAGCCCTTGCTCCCGAATTTCAAAAATGAAGAAAAGCAAATTGAAG GAACAAGGCCCGACAGTAACAGGATTAATCCCTCGCTCCCGAATTTCAAAAATGAAGAAAAGCAAATTGAAG GAACAAGGCCCGAGAGTAAAGAGACCGGGGACAATGTGACGAGCGGAGAATCACAACTGCAAGGTTACTGCAAAGTATCGGAACCTCTCCACGACCTAGGAGAGCCCGAGCCGGGCAAGAGACAACATGACGATGTGTTTAATTTACCCATCAATCTTGATGAATTCGTGATCAGTGACGAGGAAGAAATGTGGAAGCAGTTTGAAGCTTATTCACTAGTTATGAAGCCGCTGGTGAAGCCGATGGACTTTAGCTTTGGGAAAGAAGAAATGGAATGGTTCAATAGTTTGTAA
- the LOC141672659 gene encoding uncharacterized protein LOC141672659 isoform X1, giving the protein MSTVPKRNVTGKEKKFTKKTMCNKNTNAKMKRVRIIYDDPDATDSSGDDESKDQTKQFTERVKRVAREVYIPMHGPAEGSEMSVGVEVTNPALPSFKNEGKLEGTRPESNKIKPLLPNFKNEEKQIEGTRPDSNRINPSLPNFKNEEKQIEGTRPESNKINPSLPNFKNEEKQIEGTRPESKETGDNVTSGESQLQGYCKVSEPLHDLGEPEPGKRQHDDVFNLPINLDEFVISDEEEMWKQFEAYSLVMKPLVKPMDFSFGKEEMEWFNSL; this is encoded by the exons ATGAGTACCGTACCTAAAAGAAACGTTACAGGAAAAGAGAAGAAGTTCACAAAAAAGACAATGTGCAACAAGAACACTAATGCAAAAATGAAAAGAGTGCGTATAATTTACGATGATCCTGACGCTACTGATTCCAGCGGCGATGATGAAAGTAAGGATCAAACAAAACAGTTTACTGAGAGGGTTAAGCGTGTAGCTAGGGAAGTATACATTCCAATGCATGGTCCAGCTGAGGGATCTGAAATGTCTGTGGGTGTTGAGGTGACTAACCCCGCGCTACCAAGTTTCAAAAATGAAGGAAAGCTTGAAG GAACAAGGCCTGAGAGTAACAAGATTAAGCCCTTGCTCCCGAATTTCAAAAATGAAGAAAAGCAAATTGAAG GAACAAGGCCCGACAGTAACAGGATTAATCCCTCGCTCCCGAATTTCAAAAATGAAGAAAAGCAAATTGAAG GAACAAGGCCCGAGAGTAACAAGATTAACCCCTCGCTCCCGAATTTCAAAAATGAAGAAAAGCAAATTGAAG GAACAAGGCCCGAGAGTAAAGAGACCGGGGACAATGTGACGAGCGGAGAATCACAACTGCAAGGTTACTGCAAAGTATCGGAACCTCTCCACGACCTAGGAGAGCCCGAGCCGGGCAAGAGACAACATGACGATGTGTTTAATTTACCCATCAATCTTGATGAATTCGTGATCAGTGACGAGGAAGAAATGTGGAAGCAGTTTGAAGCTTATTCACTAGTTATGAAGCCGCTGGTGAAGCCGATGGACTTTAGCTTTGGGAAAGAAGAAATGGAATGGTTCAATAGTTTGTAA
- the LOC141672659 gene encoding uncharacterized protein LOC141672659 isoform X3 — MSTVPKRNVTGKEKKFTKKTMCNKNTNAKMKRVRIIYDDPDATDSSGDDESKDQTKQFTERVKRVAREVYIPMHGPAEGSEMSVGVEVTNPALPSFKNEGKLEGTRPESNKIKPLLPNFKNEEKQIEGTRPESNKINPSLPNFKNEEKQIEGTRPESKETGDNVTSGESQLQGYCKVSEPLHDLGEPEPGKRQHDDVFNLPINLDEFVISDEEEMWKQFEAYSLVMKPLVKPMDFSFGKEEMEWFNSL; from the exons ATGAGTACCGTACCTAAAAGAAACGTTACAGGAAAAGAGAAGAAGTTCACAAAAAAGACAATGTGCAACAAGAACACTAATGCAAAAATGAAAAGAGTGCGTATAATTTACGATGATCCTGACGCTACTGATTCCAGCGGCGATGATGAAAGTAAGGATCAAACAAAACAGTTTACTGAGAGGGTTAAGCGTGTAGCTAGGGAAGTATACATTCCAATGCATGGTCCAGCTGAGGGATCTGAAATGTCTGTGGGTGTTGAGGTGACTAACCCCGCGCTACCAAGTTTCAAAAATGAAGGAAAGCTTGAAG GAACAAGGCCTGAGAGTAACAAGATTAAGCCCTTGCTCCCGAATTTCAAAAATGAAGAAAAGCAAATTGAAG GAACAAGGCCCGAGAGTAACAAGATTAACCCCTCGCTCCCGAATTTCAAAAATGAAGAAAAGCAAATTGAAG GAACAAGGCCCGAGAGTAAAGAGACCGGGGACAATGTGACGAGCGGAGAATCACAACTGCAAGGTTACTGCAAAGTATCGGAACCTCTCCACGACCTAGGAGAGCCCGAGCCGGGCAAGAGACAACATGACGATGTGTTTAATTTACCCATCAATCTTGATGAATTCGTGATCAGTGACGAGGAAGAAATGTGGAAGCAGTTTGAAGCTTATTCACTAGTTATGAAGCCGCTGGTGAAGCCGATGGACTTTAGCTTTGGGAAAGAAGAAATGGAATGGTTCAATAGTTTGTAA